AGAAAGTGCAAAACAGTATGCGCGAATTCAAATTTAGTGACAGTGAACTTTTGCGTTACAGAAAAGATGGAACCACAGTGTGGATGCATGACAGTATTACACCAATAAGTGACAGTGAAAAGAATTCACGCAAGTTCATTTTTATCATGAGTGATATTAACGAACGTAAAAAAGCAGAAATTCAGTTAAGCGAGTATTTAAGTGACCTTGAAAAAACGAATAAAGAGCTTGACAAATTTGCATATATTGTTTCGCACGATTTGAAAGCGCCATTACGTGCCATCGGCAACCTGACAGATTGGATTACTACAGACAGTGCAGACAGCCTTTCTGAGGAGTCGAAAGAAAATTTCAAAATTATTAAAGGCAGAGTAAAACGTATGGAACAACTTATTAATGCCATTCTGGAGTATTCTAAAGCATCTAAACATAAAGGTACACAAGAGTTGTTTTCGTTTAATGAAATTGTACATAATGCCATTGATTTAGCAGGTGCAGATAGTAATTGCAAAATAGAAATTTCAGGCACAATGCCTGATTACTATGGCGATAAAGTTAAGTATCAACAAGTATTCATGAATCTAATCAGCAATGGTATTAAACACAATAACAAAGAGCAAAAGGATATAGAAATCAGTTGCCGCGAAGAAGGAAAGTTTTGGGAATTTAAAGTTAAAGACAATGGCCCCGGAATTGAAAATCGCTATCATGAAAAAGTGTTTGTAATATTTCAGACATTAAAAGCCAGAGATGAGTTTGAATCAACCGGTATTGGCCTTTCAATAGTTAAAAAAATTGTGGAAGAAGCAGGAGGCAACATCCGCATTGAATCTACTCCCGGAGAAGGTTCTGCTTTCTTCTTCACAGTACCAAAAAATAAGATTGATGCTGCATTAATTACCGGAAAAGATAATCAGCAGATTTCACCTTTAGTTTTGTAAGATTTTTGTTTTTCTTTTTGCAACTTGCATACTTATTCATCGTATGAAATATAAAAATTCATAGCGATGAAGCAGAAGCAAAAAAAATCATCTACCCTTTCTAAAGTAAAAAATTTCGACTTTGACCAGTATCTCAACTTAAGAAAAGCAGAGCGTATCAAACTCCTGCAGCACATGGTTGAAAAACTTGACCCGGCCTCAAGAAAAAACTTCTTTAAGAGTTTGCTTCAATATGTTTTGTCGGATGAGGAACTTACTGCACTCGCTTTCAAAAACAACAGCGGTAAGCAAGAAACTAAAAAATCAAGAGTAGTTGAATTATCTGATAAAGAAAAAGAAATGCTTGGGCAAATTGCCGACTATTTTCATGAACTGGAATTGATTATGGACTTGGATGAGTTGCTCTTGAATCCATAAACTGCATCCTTCTATAATTTATTTTTCTTAACAAAATCCACCTTTAACTTTTCAACAATAGACGCCA
This portion of the Bacteroidia bacterium genome encodes:
- a CDS encoding ATP-binding protein; protein product: MDTPVAKWIIRKLMLNSIYRSIQEDDILAKQRFNLFRIFNLVAIIGIGLICYQAIYVFKTGKNLSFILLGLETLLISNYLLLNVHKKLTLSVVISLLSCFAALHYITYFAGGIRNSGMFYQIAFILLSFMLLGSRYGIWFTVLSVVNMVYFFLITEYTNWIDYSFIGQTASLINQDYLITGLVSLIVISSMINNLESKKNVVISTITDSRNKLAIINKELNKLSLVASKTDNAVVITDENGVIEWVNDGFTRITGYQFYDSINQSLQTFLSGPDTEKENLEKVQNSMREFKFSDSELLRYRKDGTTVWMHDSITPISDSEKNSRKFIFIMSDINERKKAEIQLSEYLSDLEKTNKELDKFAYIVSHDLKAPLRAIGNLTDWITTDSADSLSEESKENFKIIKGRVKRMEQLINAILEYSKASKHKGTQELFSFNEIVHNAIDLAGADSNCKIEISGTMPDYYGDKVKYQQVFMNLISNGIKHNNKEQKDIEISCREEGKFWEFKVKDNGPGIENRYHEKVFVIFQTLKARDEFESTGIGLSIVKKIVEEAGGNIRIESTPGEGSAFFFTVPKNKIDAALITGKDNQQISPLVL